From one Takifugu rubripes chromosome 14, fTakRub1.2, whole genome shotgun sequence genomic stretch:
- the LOC101070453 gene encoding uncharacterized protein, whose translation MKSFIIQSLALIGAMVVIVDVASIPPPKTNVLLKSIFADANNMLNTFSQKNLTSRVKRPWKGDASRCWMYFFCLAEKSLNLTDFNQSKLTKHLHQYNKLTNITNCHLNMNNTISLKSLLTNITACTKIEL comes from the exons ATGAAGAGCTTCATCATTCAAAGTCTGGCACTGATCGGGGCCATGGTTGTCATTGTGGACGTGGCCTCCATACCGCCACCGAAAACAAACGTGCTGCTCAAGTCAATCTTTGCTGATGCAAATAATATGTTAAATACG TTTTCACAAAAGAACCTGACTTCTAGGGTTAAGAGGCCATGGAAGGGAGACGCAAGCAGATGTTGG ATGTACTTCTTCTGCCTGGCTGAGAAGTCCCTGAATTTGACCGATTTCAACCAGTCCAAACTCACCAAACACCTGCATCAGTACAACAAG CTGACAAACATCACCAACTGCCACCTGAACATGAACAACACAATTTCTCTGAAATCTCTCCTAACAAACATCACTGCATGCACAAAGATTGAGTTGTAA